A part of Miscanthus floridulus cultivar M001 chromosome 6, ASM1932011v1, whole genome shotgun sequence genomic DNA contains:
- the LOC136459074 gene encoding uncharacterized protein, with the protein MGRLRACCRLRRFLAPPPPAGQPLARGSNAATAHAPPFSRLFSSASAAAAIAPHDARDSGLGGSAYWAWIRAATESAQAPSPPQEEDEGPARYIPVKAYFLSTRTLE; encoded by the exons ATGGGGCGGCTTCGCGCGTGCTGCCGTCTCCGCcgcttcctcgcgccgccgccgccagcgggCCAACCTCTGGCGCGCGGGTCCAACGCCGCCACCGCTCACGCACCTCCTTTCTCGAGGCTTTTCTCGTCGGCCTCGGCGGCCGCGGCCATCGCGCCCCACGACGCACGCGACTCGGGCCTAGGCGGTTCGGCGTACTGGGCTTGGATTCGCGCGGCGACCGAGTCGGCCCAAGCGCCCTCGCCGCCACAGGAGGAGGACGAGGGCCCGGCACGCTACATCCCCGTCAAGGCCTACTTCCTCTCCACCAG AACATTGGAGTGA
- the LOC136461022 gene encoding vicilin-like seed storage protein At2g18540, producing the protein MANHTAAEWQRKTKEVERKKKQEKLLAREREEETDNDDDDEDDNREKSQFLREHKEDWDCLIDEEAEARRDVEAAKKSFDELSERAQRDQEEATRGLKERDELLQRDAETRQRNIDLLAEAEKERDLRLGAEERFTALEQRARLDAEVVAQLRKE; encoded by the exons ATGGCGAATCACACCGCGGCCGAGTGGCAGAGGAAGACCAAGGAGGTCGAGAGGAAAAAGAAGCAGGAGAAACTGCTGGCACGGGAGCGAGAAGAGGAGACAGacaatgatgacgacgacgaggatgACAA TCGAGAGAAATCCCAATTCCTTCGTGAACACAAGGAGGATTGGGActgcctcatcgatgag GAGGCCGAGGCCCGCCGGGACGTGGAGGCCGCcaagaagtcttttgatgaactatCGGAGAGGGCGCAGCGGGATCAGGAGGAGGCCACAAGAGGGCtgaaggagcgggacgagctgctccagCGGGATGCCGAGACCCGCCAACGAAACATTGACCTTCTGGCCGAGGCTGAGAAGGAGCGGGATCTCAGGCTGGGAGCCGAGGAGAGGTTCACGGCCCTGGAGCAGAGGGCGAGACTAGACGCCGAGGTGGTCGCCCAACTTCGCAAGGAGTGA
- the LOC136459076 gene encoding early nodulin-like protein 19 gives MATATRLLLVVLLLFAATPAPSLAESFVVGGRKHRWAPNINYTDWADQNQFHVGDWLEFRYEKGQYDVVQVNETAYAACDASSPILSYSRGHNFVFRLNQTGRFYFICSRGYCWNGMKVSVLVQPPPESPPPVVAPSPHASSASAGAAPGVWSAALAALLGWAVVSPLPFRV, from the exons ATGGCTACCGCGACGCGCCTCCTCCTCGTGGTGCTCCTCCTCTTCGCGGCGACACCGGCCCCGTCCCTCGCGGAAAGCTTCGTCGTCGGCGGCAGGAAACATCGCTGGGCGCCCAACATCAACTATACAGACTGGGCGGACCAGAACCAGTTCCACGTCGGCGACTGGCTCG AATTCAGGTACGAGAAGGGCCAGTACGACGTGGTGCAGGTGAACGAGACGGCGTACGCGGCGTGCGACGCCAGCAGCCCCATCCTAAGCTACAGCCGCGGCCACAACTTCGTCTTCCGGCTCAACCAGACGGGCCGGTTCTACTTCATCTGCAGCCGCGGCTACTGCTGGAATGGAATGAAGGTCTCCGTGCTCGTCCAGCCGCCGCCGGAGTCGCCGCCTCcggtcgtggcgccgtcgccccACGCGTCAAGCGCCAGTGCGGGTGCGGCGCCCGGGGTTTGGTCTGCGGCACTAGCTGCCTTGCTGGGCTGGGCGGTGGTCAGCCCGTTGCCGTTTCGGGTCTAA